A stretch of the Takifugu flavidus isolate HTHZ2018 chromosome 1, ASM371156v2, whole genome shotgun sequence genome encodes the following:
- the LOC130527170 gene encoding olfactory receptor 11A1-like — MDNRANVTYITIEGYVELQKYRYLYFVIMLTAYILIICSNSTIVFLICFHRNLHEPMYVLIAALLINSVLYSTAIYPKLLIDFLSEEQTITYSVCLFQYFMFYSLAGSEFLLLAVMAYDRYLAICKPLQYSAIMRRRTVTIFLLLAWIAPTAQVAVPAIRNANRKLCNFIFKGIICNSTVYNLHCQRSQTFNIYGLMVLVNLLIVPVMFILFSYARILLISYQSSKEVRKKAAQTCLPHLMILINFSCLSVYDVLLLRLNTVVPKTVHFLITLQIIMYHPLFNPIVYGLKMKEISKQLKKLFGKKGLF; from the coding sequence ATGGACAATAGAGCAAATGTCACATATATCACTATTGAGGGTTATGTGGAACTGCAGAAATACAGATATCTGTACTTTGTGATTATGTTAACAGCATATATTCTGATTATCTGCAGCAATTCTACTATTGTGTTTCTGATCTGTTTTCACCGGAACCTCCATGAACCCATGTACGTTCTGATTGCAGCCTTGTTGATCAACTCTGTTCTTTACAGCACTGCCATCTACCCAAAACTACTGATCGACTTCTTATCAGAGGAACAAACCATCACATATTCAGTCTGTCTCTTCCAGTATTTCATGTTTTACTCATTGGCTGGATCAGAGTTTTTACTGTTGGCCGTTATGGCCTACGACAGGTACCTGGCCATATGCAAACCTCTGCAATATTCAGCCATCATGAGGAGAAGAACAGTCActatttttctgctcttagCTTGGATTGCTCCGACCGCTCAGGTTGCTGTTCCAGCTATAAGGAATGCAAACAGAAAACTGTGTAACTTCATCTTTAAAGGTATCATTTGTAACAGCACAGTGTATAACCTTCACTGTCAGCGGTCACAAACCTTCAACATCTATGGTTTGATGGTCCTTGTGAACCTTTTGATTGTGCCTGTGATGTTCATCCTGTTCTCCTACGCCAGgatcctcctcatctcctaCCAGAGCAGTAAAGAGGTGAGGAagaaagctgcacagacctgttTACCACATCTGATGATTCTCATCAACTTTTCCTGTTTAAGTGTATATGATGTACTTCTGCTGCGACTGAATACTGTTGTTCCCAAAACTGTACATTTTCTGATAACCTTACAGATCATAATGTACCATCCCCTCTTTAACCCCATCGTATATGgacttaaaatgaaagaaatctctAAACAGCTAAAGAAGCTATTTGGGAAAAAAGGTTTGTTCTAA
- the LOC130527191 gene encoding LOW QUALITY PROTEIN: integrin alpha-V-like (The sequence of the model RefSeq protein was modified relative to this genomic sequence to represent the inferred CDS: inserted 1 base in 1 codon): MDRGRAVVGLLVLVLVLAQRSGSFNLDVEQPSVFSGPERSYFGFSVDFFHPADKQSSDVLIGAPRANTSSDGIVERGAVFSCPWRSSTCQKIEFDSSGDRTNEEGAKMEFKSRQWFGASVRSDGEHILACAPLYQWSTFGVSEREPVGTCFLKKGSRVVEYSPCRSVANSPEGQGFCQAGFSVDFLKQNNRVLVGGPGSFYWQGQLISDSISEIFNRFDGKFITPYGNTQATKSAGANYDDSYLGYSVTVGDFNRDGKEDYVAGVPRGEKALGYVNIFNALNMESMVNFTGTQMAAYFGHSVAASDVNNDGLVDLLVGAPLFMDRGSDGKLREVGQVSVYLGRGGFSFQPPQMLTGSEVYARYGSAIAALADLDMDGYNDVAISAPYGGPQHQGLVYIHNGRAQGPDPTPSQVLQGKWASSYMPASFGYSLSGSTDIDQNGYPDLIVGVFGADKAVLYRARPVIXVNASLDISPQIINPEEKTCTLPGTSITVSCFKVKYCLKASSRGAPATLNFNIELVLDRLKQKEATKRVLFLHSRTFQYSKNMAVSNGRAPSCEEQFVFLRDDREFRDKITPISVVMEYQLDYQQAADKTGLKPIIDTAAPPNVTKQAHILLDCGDDNICKPDLKLAVRRCIYVGDDNALTLEVSAENRGEGAYEAELHVYPPQQADFTGVVRSQTLSRLSCAYKKENQTKMVVCDLGNPMKGGTKVLAELRFSVHQLSEEDTTVKFDLQIVSSNQFNNTSPRVSSVTQLAVLAKVSIRGTSSPGQVFLPIANWKTKEPPVVGDDIGPQIVHVYELLNNGPSTFSKAALEVEWPHQFRNGSLLYITSYETEGPINCTTDVEINPLRVSNPLSPAKNTSGDVVPPRERETEGRNRNHVRKRDLESREGQNDLQTLDCSTADCLRLRCQVGRLERRKNAIVFIYARLAVDSFLRTENQNRSYVVRSAASFSVIEMPYKNLPAELPSNSTAVSLSVVWVAEPPGPIPAWVVALAVLAGLLLLALLIFIMYKLGFFKRVRPPQEDCTEKEQLQPEENGNTDA, from the exons ATGGATAGAGGACGGGCCGTTGTCGGCCTACTGGTTCTGGTTTTGGTTCTAGCCCAGCGCTCTGGCTCCTTTAACCTGGACGTGGAACAGCCGTCCGTGTTCTCCGGACCGGAGCGGAGCTATTTCGGCTTCTCAGTGGACTTCTTCCACCCCGCGGACAAGCAGAG CTCAGATGTTCTGATCGGTGCTCCTCGGGCCAACACTTCCTCAGATGGTATTGTGGAGAGGGGAGCGGTGTTTAGCTGTCCCTGGAGGAGCTCCACCTGCCAGAAGATTGAGTTTGACAGCTCAG GTGACAGGACCAACGAAGAAGGAGCCAAGATGGAGTTTAAATCCAGGCAGTGGTTCGGAGCTTCAGTCCGATCTGATGGAGAACACATCCTG gcctGTGCTCCTCTCTATCAATGGTCTACCTTTGGTGTTTCTGAGCGGGAGCCGGTTGGGACGTGTTTCCTGAAGAAAGGGTCCAGGGTGGTTGAGTACTCGCCCTGCAGATCAG TGGCCAACTCACCAGAGGGACAGGGATTCTGCCAGGCTGGCTTCAGCGTGGACTTCCTGAAG CAG aataacAGAGTGCTGGTGGGAGGACCAGGAAGTTTCTACTGgcagg gtCAGCTGATTTCAGACAGTATCTCTGAAATTTTTAACCGCTTTGATGGAAAGTTCATCACTCCATATGGAAACACACAAGCGACGAAGTCAGCTGGGGCTAATTATGATGACAGTTACCTTG GATACTCTGTGACCGTTGGAGACTTCAATCGTGATGGAAAAGAGG ATTATGTGGCTGGAGTCCCTCGTGGAGAGAAGGCACTGGGatat GTGAACATCTTCAATGCTCTCAACATGGAGTCCATGGTGAATTTCACAGGTACCCAG ATGGCTGCTTACTTCGGACACTCTGTAGCTGCTTCTGACGTTAATAACGATGG gttggtggatctgctggttgGCGCTCCACTCTTCATGGATAGAGGATCCGATGGAAAACTGAGGGAGGTGGGACAG GTGTCGGTGTACCTGGGGCGAGgtggattttcttttcagcCCCCACAGATGCTCACAGGGTCAGAGGTTTATGCCAGATACGGTTCTGCCATCGCAGCACTGGCAGACCTGGACATGGATGGGTACAACG atGTGGCCATCTCTGCTCCTTATGGTGGCCCCCAGCATCAGGGTTTAGTCTACATCCATAATGGCCGGGCTCAGGGACCTGACCCCACCCCTTCACAG GTTCTGCAGGGCAAATGGGCCTCCAGCTACATGCCTGCGAGCTTTGGTTACTCCCTGAGTGGAAGCACCGACATCGACCAGAACGGATATCcag ATTTAATAGTGGGGGTGTTTGGAGCTGACAAAGCTGTTTTGTAcag agCCCGTCCCGTCA AGGTGAATGCTTCCTTGGACATCTCCCCTCAGATCATTAACCCAGAGGAGAAGACCTGCACTCTTCCTGGTACCAGCATAACTGTTTCCTG TTTTAAGGTCAAGTACTGTCTGAAGGCCAGCAGTCGTGGCGCTCCGGCCACCCTCA ATTTCAACATTGAGCTGGTGTTGGACCGTCTGAAGCAGAAGGAGGCCACAAAGCGCGTCCTGTTCCTGCACAGTCGGACCTTTCAGTACTCCAAAAACATGGCTGTGTCCAATGGCAGAGCGCCGTCCTGTGAGGAGCAGTTCGTCTTCCTGAGG GACGACCGTGAGTTCCGAGATAAGATCACGCCCATCTCCGTGGTGATGGAGTACCAACTGGACTACCAGCAGGCCGCGGATAAGACTGGACTCAAGCCCATCATTGACACGGCCGCGCCCCCCAATGTCACCAAGCAGGCTCACATCCTGTTGGACTGTGGAGACGACAACATCTGCAAACCCGACCTGAAGCTGGCGGTCAGAAGGTGC ATCTACGTGGGCGACGACAACGCTCTGACGCTGGAAGTCAGCGCCGAGAACCGTGGAGAGGGCGCCTACGAGGCCGAGCTCCACGTCTACCCGCCACAGCAGGCCGACTTCACCGGTGTGGTCCGCAGCCAG ACTCTCAGCAGGTTGTCCTGCGCTTACAAGAAGGAGAACCAGACAAAGATGGTGGTGTGTGACCTGGGAAACCCCATGAAGGGTGGGACCAAG GTGCTGGCAGAGCTGCGCTTCAGTGTGCACCAGCTGTCGGAGGAGGACACAACCGTCAAGTTTGACCTGCAGATCGTCAG CTCTAACCAATTTAACAACACCAGTCCTCGAGTTTCCAGCGTCACTCAGCTGGCCGTCCTCGCcaaggtgtccatcagagg AACATCATCTCCAGGTCAGGTGTTCCTTCCCATTGCTAACTGGAAGACTAAAGAGCCTCCGGTGGTTGGAGACGACATCGGACCACAGATAGTTCACGTCTATGAG CTCCTCAACAACGGGCCCAGTACGTTCAGTAAGGCGGCGCTGGAGGTGGAGTGGCCGCACCAGTTCAGGAACGGCTCGCTGCTCTACATCACCAGCTACGAGACGGAAGGACCCATCAACTGCACCACCGACGTGGAGATCAACCCGCTGCGAGTGTCG AACCCATTATCTCCAGCAAAGAACACCAGTGGGGATGTGGTTCCACCCAGAGAGCGAGAGACTGAAGGACGGAACCGAAACCATGTTCGCAAGAGAGACCTGGAGTCCAGAGAGGGACAGAACGACCTGCAGACGCTg gacTGCAGCACAGCAGACTGCCTGCGGCTCAGGTGTCAGGTGGGTCgtctggagaggaggaagaacgcCATCGTCTTCATCTACGCCCGCCTGGCTGTGGACAGCTTCCTCAGG ACAGAGAACCAGAACCGATCCTATGTGGTCCGATCGGCGGCCTCCTTCAGCGTCATCGAGATGCCGTATAAGAACCTCCCAGCGGAGCTGCCGTCCAACAGCACCGCCGTCAGCCTGTCGGTGGTCTGGGTGGCCGAGCCCCCCGGGCCCATCCCGGCCTGGGTCGTGGCCCTGGCGGTTCTggccgggctgctgctgctggccttgctcatcttcatcatgtacAAG cTGGGCTTCTTTAAGCGGGTGCGCCCCCCCCAGGAGGACTGCACAgagaaggagcagctgcagccagaggagaatGGAAACACCGATGCttag
- the si:dkey-69o16.5 gene encoding alpha-aspartyl dipeptidase-like produces MKRRLLLVSNSTLHGSGYLQHCQQNVAEFFGRDVKRVLFVPYALHDRDAYTKTARDAFRTLGYEVDGIHEAPDPVEAVRRAEAIFIGGGNTFRLLKSLYDNKLVSEIRRRVLEDGAPYMGSSAGSNVATVSINTTNDMPIVYPPSFAAIGLVPFNINPHYLDADPNSRHMGETREQRITQYHEEPDTPCVLGLREGSMLLVEGNKATLLGSTGARLFTRGKPSVEFDPGCDLSFLLTQ; encoded by the exons ATGAAGAGGAGGCTTCTGCTGGTGTCCAACTCCACCCTGCATGGCAGCGGCTACCTGCAGCACTGCCAGCAGAACGTTGCCGAGTTCTTCGGACG AGATGTGAAAAGGGTTCTGTTTGTTCCGTACGCCCTCCACGACAGAGACGCCTACACCAAGACCGCCAGGGACGCGTTCCGGACTCTGG GGTACGAAGTGGACGGGATCCATGAGGCGCCGGACCCTGTTGAAGCTGTCCGCAGGGCTGAAGCCATTTTCATAG gAGGAGGAAACACGTTCCGTCTCCTGAAGAGTCTCTATGACAACAAGCTGGTGTCAGAGATCAGGAGGAGAGTGTTGgag GACGGCGCCCCCTACATGGGCTCCAGCGCAGGAAGCAACGTGGCCACCGTCAGCATCAACACCACCAACGACATGCCCATCGTCTACCCGCCATCCTTCGCCGCCATCGGCCTCGTCCCGTTCAACATCAACCCCCACTACCTGGACGCCGACCCCAACAGTCGCCACATGGGG GAGACCCGAGAACAGAGGATCACCCAGTACCACGAAGAACCCGACACTCCTTGCGTCCTG GGTCTGAGAGAAGGTTccatgctgctggtggagggaaACAAAGCTACGCTGCTGGGCAGCACCGGGGCCAGGCTGTTCACacg AGGGAAACCCTCGGTGGAGTTTGACCCTGGCTGTGacctcagcttcctgctcaCCCAGTGA